A portion of the Lolium rigidum isolate FL_2022 chromosome 1, APGP_CSIRO_Lrig_0.1, whole genome shotgun sequence genome contains these proteins:
- the LOC124683104 gene encoding NADP-dependent alkenal double bond reductase P2-like: MEVENRYVAIRHHVEGSPSVDDFEVKSAPVRWTPESGEVLVKNMYLSIDPYQLNRMKRQSASHHSVDVILPGERIGSTGVGEVVASACPEYEVGDVVAGVLAWEEYTLFRPSPAVLMVKVDATSGFPLSYQVGVLGTSGMTAYGGLFEVGKPQKGEKVFVSAASGSVGSLVGQFAKLAGCYVVGCAGTQAKVDMLKDKLGFDDAFNYKDEPDLKSALKKYFPDGIDIYFENVGGEMLNAALANMNTYGRVAVCGVIAEYTDPGKRASPDFLEIIYKRITLRGFFAYDFMAKFHEFMGIIGDWIREGKVQAVEDISEGLESVPSAFVALYRGQNVGKTLVKLA, encoded by the exons ATGGAGGTGGAGAACCGGTACGTCGCCATCAGGCACCACGTCGAGGGCTCCCCGTCGGTGGACGACTTCGAGGTGAAGTCTGCGCCGGTGCGGTGGACGCCGGAGTCCGGCGAGGTACTGGTGAAGAACATGTACCTGTCCATCGACCCCTACCAGCTCAACCGCATGAAGCGCCAGAGCGCGTCCCACCACTCCGTCGACGTCATCCTGCCCGGCGAG AGGATCGGGTCGACCGGGGTCGGCGAGGTGGTGGCATCGGCGTGCCCGGAGTACGAGGTGGGCGACGTGGTCGCCGGCGTGCTCGCATGGGAGGAGTACACGCTCTTCCGGCCGTCCCCCGCAGTGCTCATGGTCAAGGTCGACGCCACCTCCGGCTTCCCATTGTCCTACCAGGTCGGCGTGCTGGGGACGAGCGGGATGACGGCCTACGGCGGGCTCTTCGAGGTGGGCAAGCCGCAGAAGGGCGAGAAGGTGTTCGTGTCGGCGGCGTCGGGCTCCGTCGGCAGCCTCGTCGGCCagttcgccaagctcgccggctgcTACGTCGTCGGCTGCGCCGGAACCCAAGCCAAG GTGGACATGCTGAAAGACAAGCTGGggttcgacgacgccttcaactACAAAGACGAGCCTGACCTCAAATCCGCACTGAAGAA GTACTTCCCCGACGGGATCGACATCTACTTCGAGAACGTCGGCGGCGAGATGCTGAACGCCGCGCTGGCCAACATGAACACGTACGGCCGGGTGGCCGTCTGCGGGGTCATAGCCGAGTACACCGACCCAGGGAAGCGGGCGTCACCTGACTTCCTGGAGATCATCTACAAGCGCATCACCCTCAGAGGTTTCTTCGCCTACGATTTCATGGCCAAGTTCCACGAGTTCATGGGGATCATCGGCGACTGGATCCGCGAGGGCAAGGTCCAGGCCGTCGAGGACATATCTGAGGGGCTGGAGAGCGTCCCGTCGGCGTTCGTCGCGCTGTACCGCGGCCAAAATGTTGGCAAGACGCTCGTTAAGCTGGCATAG